In Candidatus Poribacteria bacterium, the following proteins share a genomic window:
- a CDS encoding class I SAM-dependent methyltransferase, producing MTDSKPDLISRLKRKFRQNPFLSYLIGCPYPAPRWNRCVRKLLQRLGPDAKILDLGAGARRRAPNVINLEIEITPEVDIVADGHFLPFSNDAFDAVISEAVLEHVRSPNLVVSEIYRVLKPGGNICIAVPFLQGYHASPHDYQRWTVPGIVQLCAAFSELESGPCAGPTTSLHWIFREYVGLVCSFGSLLLAKAISLIVGWITFPILLLDVPLSLHKDTHILASAVYFIGKKP from the coding sequence ATGACAGACTCGAAACCGGATTTGATTTCACGCTTAAAACGCAAATTTAGGCAAAACCCGTTCTTATCTTACCTCATCGGATGTCCGTATCCTGCCCCACGCTGGAATCGCTGTGTCAGGAAACTGCTCCAGCGTCTCGGTCCTGACGCAAAAATCTTGGATCTCGGTGCTGGTGCTCGCCGCCGGGCGCCAAACGTCATCAACCTCGAAATCGAGATAACACCTGAAGTCGATATCGTCGCCGATGGACACTTTTTACCGTTCAGCAACGATGCCTTTGACGCGGTAATCTCTGAAGCCGTCCTTGAGCATGTCCGCTCACCGAATCTCGTTGTCTCAGAGATCTACCGGGTCCTGAAACCTGGGGGCAATATCTGCATCGCCGTCCCGTTCCTACAAGGCTATCACGCCTCTCCTCACGATTATCAGCGCTGGACTGTCCCCGGCATCGTCCAACTCTGCGCTGCCTTCTCTGAACTCGAGAGTGGTCCCTGCGCCGGTCCGACAACCTCTTTACACTGGATCTTCCGAGAATACGTCGGATTGGTTTGTTCGTTCGGTAGCCTACTCCTCGCGAAAGCAATCTCTCTTATCGTCGGATGGATCACATTTCCGATCCTGCTGTTAGATGTGCCACTCTCCCTACATAAAGATACCCATATTTTAGCATCAGCCGTCTATTTCATCGGAAAGAAGCCGTAA
- a CDS encoding YihY family inner membrane protein, which produces MIHNLSEKYEGYFRGARVSVLRLGVNVWHQFMVHKCLQQASSLAFNTLLCLVPLSAVALFLLKTFGVVEDGNSPLIAMLRDNFLPRYSAEEIVSELSGFANRNLGGLSVGGFLLFLLVSTMLFMSVEQHFNDIWGARRRLPVVQAFQKYAVFYTLLSVGPLLIWLFFSTATNWVFGHVFPWVLVYCLFFLMYIAMPNTFVKWSAALLGTFVAGTFFQIARIAFGRYLELVWQNYSDVYGALAMLIIFAIWIYVAWVVILLGAEVSNSVQHFHQQEATGGRSRYETNGYLNASGVIALFLIVAERFAKGEGACLVEEVVARSGVSAEVVHQSFERFKAAGLIYEVEGDTDGYLPARALEDITLATLVDAVEGEMTMLFAKGISSESGVRVLETLQRSQRDGLEKVTVASLV; this is translated from the coding sequence ATGATACATAACCTTTCCGAAAAATATGAGGGATATTTTCGCGGTGCCCGGGTGTCTGTCTTGCGTCTCGGTGTGAACGTCTGGCATCAATTCATGGTGCATAAATGTCTCCAGCAGGCATCATCGTTGGCGTTTAACACATTGCTATGCCTTGTGCCGCTGTCGGCAGTCGCCCTATTTTTGCTGAAAACGTTTGGTGTTGTGGAAGATGGCAACTCACCGTTAATCGCGATGCTTCGTGATAACTTCCTGCCGCGCTATAGTGCTGAGGAAATTGTATCAGAACTCTCAGGATTTGCCAATAGAAATCTTGGTGGGTTGAGTGTAGGTGGGTTCCTGCTGTTTCTGTTGGTCTCGACGATGCTGTTTATGTCGGTAGAGCAACACTTTAACGATATTTGGGGTGCGCGGCGCCGGTTGCCGGTGGTGCAAGCGTTCCAGAAATACGCTGTCTTCTATACATTACTCTCCGTGGGACCGCTGCTCATTTGGCTTTTCTTTTCGACAGCTACCAACTGGGTGTTCGGACATGTGTTCCCCTGGGTGCTGGTCTACTGTCTCTTTTTTCTGATGTACATTGCGATGCCGAATACGTTCGTGAAGTGGAGTGCGGCACTGCTCGGTACATTCGTTGCCGGGACGTTCTTCCAGATCGCCCGGATCGCCTTTGGACGTTATCTTGAGTTGGTGTGGCAGAACTATAGTGACGTCTATGGCGCGCTGGCAATGCTGATTATCTTTGCTATCTGGATATATGTGGCGTGGGTGGTGATCCTGCTCGGTGCGGAGGTCTCGAATTCTGTCCAACATTTCCATCAACAGGAAGCGACAGGCGGACGGTCTCGCTATGAGACTAACGGTTATTTGAACGCGTCCGGTGTTATTGCGTTGTTTCTGATTGTTGCGGAGCGTTTTGCGAAGGGCGAGGGTGCGTGTTTGGTGGAAGAGGTCGTTGCACGTTCAGGGGTTTCAGCAGAGGTTGTGCATCAGAGTTTTGAACGGTTCAAGGCGGCGGGGTTAATCTATGAGGTTGAAGGAGATACGGATGGGTATCTCCCGGCGCGTGCGTTAGAGGACATTACGCTGGCAACACTTGTGGATGCGGTTGAGGGTGAAATGACGATGCTTTTTGCGAAGGGGATATCATCTGAGTCAGGTGTGCGCGTGTTGGAAACGCTTCAACGGTCTCAGCGGGACGGCTTGGAGAAGGTTACGGTGGCGTCGCTGGTGTAG